The Brassica napus cultivar Da-Ae chromosome C7, Da-Ae, whole genome shotgun sequence genome has a segment encoding these proteins:
- the LOC125590578 gene encoding uncharacterized protein LOC125590578: MHIDPASPSNVSPQIIVDDHTSLDSATRASSVDGSASPEDGSASPASPISESKSSASVKVVNSTVPEPNKSTNDVSMKVVEPAVPDTSSPTNVATVKVALPAVPEPTINNAETESPIQAHPVEETVNQSPTKQTNTWCDKAKGMGKKLQKKGTPYMIPSGEACINIPNSVIEKNKKSWDCFVLGQFYHDPPSQGTIYKIVNGIWSNNYKDITIEGQTMLVDKWESGVIPTKLELSSAPIWLELRNVPFQFFNEDGLERIAGLVGEHKFLHPNSANKTVLDVAKVFTIIDPRKPLPEAINVRFDSGDIARILVSSPWMPPVCQLCHEIGHTSKRCKRAPISCSICNSTSHSSEKCTRLKKSEENRKPSRRHKSNPPTQQWQVRQESMPKSGSVVTPSPSKEMLIGDSSGLTPAEKRLNENEDIKLSERTDDDKSSALEHDSSDIYSADSEGYHDDHENFIRPKIQKLINGILRGWNSAENYSCSDIGKIWVVWHSSVVVTVPQKSLQSITSEVRLPNQSSVCIITIVHASNDDEQRMELWQELVNLSVDSKIINKPWIILGDFNQILHPEEHSRPPTLNIDTKTRLFRETLLEADLADLTYKGPKFTWTNKSKTHLVAKKLDRVFVNDDWISLNPYSIPIFGEPDFSDHAVCGVLLKHVSVRDKRPFRFYNFLLHNEQFMDHLTDLWHSANVSGSTMFTIAKKLKLLKSGIRTFSRENYSNLKMRVEDAHNTLLAAQQDLLTAPSEAKAMMERLAMEKWLTLSKVEERFLLQRAHINSIQGGDCNSAYFHRLIATRRSSNHIHYLLDDHDNRVEGQMTVQSLALTTSLT, encoded by the exons ATCCGGCGTCTCCTTCAAATGTCTCACCGCAAATTATCGTCGATGATCACACCTCGCTCGATTCTGCTACTCGTGCTTCCTCTGTAGACGGATCTGCTTCCCCTGAAGATGGATCTGCTTCCCCAGCAAGCCCGATCTCTGAGTCTAAGTCTTCCGCCTCTGTGAAGGTTGTTAACTCAACTGTGCCAGAGCCGAACAAATCTACTAATGATGTATCTATGAAGGTTGTGGAACCAGCTGTGCCAGATACGAGCAGTCCAACAAATGTCGCTACTGTGAAGGTTGCTCTACCAGCTGTGCCAGAACCGACAATAAACAATGCTGAAACCGAGTCGCCGATACAAGCACACCCGGTCGAGGAAACCGTAAATCAAAGCCCCACCAAACAGACAAACACTTGGTGCGATAAGGCTAAAGGAATGGGAAAGAAACTGCAGAAGAAGGGTACTCCCTACATGATACCGTCTGGTGAAGCTTGCATCAACATTCCCAACTCAGTCATTGAAAAGAACAAGAAGTCTTGGGACTGTTTTGTTTTAGGGCAATTCTATCATGATCCCCCTTCTCAGGGCACCATCTACAAGATTGTGAATGGAATATGGAGCAACAACTACAAAGATATTACA ATAGAGGGTCAGACAATGTTAGTCGATAAATGGGAGTCTGGAGTAATCCCGACGAAACTTGAACTATCCTCTGCTCCTATATGGCTGGAGCTGCGAAACGTTCCATTCCAATTCTTTAACGAGGATGGTCTGGAACGCATAGCAGGTCTAGTTGGAGAACATAAATTTCTTCACCCAAATTCGGCAAACAAGACTGTTCTGGATGTGGCCAAGGTCTTCACCATAATAGACCCGAGGAAACCACTACCCGAAGCTATCAATGTGAGATTCGACTCAGGTGATATTGCGAGAATTCTAGTCTCAAGCCCCTGGATGCCTCCAGTCTGCCAGCTTTGTCATGAGATTGGTCACACATCGAAGAGATGCAAGCGTGCGCCGATATCATGCTCCATCTGCAACTCCACTTCTCACTCATCTGAGAAATGTACTCGGCTAAAGAAATCGGAGGAAAACCGTAAACCTTCAAGAAGGCACAAGTCCAATCCTCCAACACAACAATGGCAGGTGCGACAAGAATCTATGCCAAAAAGCGGTTCAGTCGTCACACCCTCACCTTCAAAAGAGATGCTAATAGGGGATAGCAGTGGACTTACTCCCGCTGAGAAAAGACTGAATGAAAACGAAGATATCAAGTTGAGTGAGAGAACAGACGATGATAAATCATCTGCTTTAGAGCATGACTCTTCTGACATCTACTCAGCGGACTCGGAAGGCTACCACGATGACCACGAAAACTTCATCAGG CCTAAGATTCAGAAGCTCATCAATGGCATCTTACGTGGCTGGAATTCTGCTGAGAATTATAGCTGCTCAGACATCGGAAAAATCTGGGTGGTGTGGCACTCCTCTGTTGTTGTCACAGTGCCACAGAAATCACTTCAATCTATTACTTCAGAGGTTCGGCTTCCGAACCAATCATCTGTCTGCATCATTACCATTGTCCATGCTTCAAATGATGATGAGCAAAGGATGGAGCTATGGCAAGAGCTAGTCAATCTAAGCGTGGATTCTAAAATCATAAACAAACCGTGGATTATTCTGGGAGATTTCAACCAGATCCTTCATCCGGAGGAGCACTCTAGACCACCAACGCTCAACATTGATACCAAAACGAGACTGTTCAGGGAAACTCTACTTGAAGCGGACCTAGCTGATCTGACCTACAAGGGTCCAAAGTTCACTTGGACAAACAAGAGTAAGACCCATCTGGTTGCAAAGAAGCTAGACAGAGTTTTCGTTAATGACGACTGGATCTCCCTAAATCCATATTCCATTCCTATCTTTGGAGAACCAGATTTCTCTGACCACGCTGTCTGCGGTGTGCTATTGAAACATGTGTCGGTTAGAGATAAAAGGCCTTTTCGCTTCTACAATTTTCTGCTACATAACGAGCAGTTTATGGATCATCTTACCGACCTGTGGCACTCTGCGAACGTCTCAGGATCAACGATGTTCACCATTGCAAAGAAACTGAAGTTACTAAAATCGGGCATCAGGACGTTCAGCAGAGAAAACTATTCTAACCTTAAAATGCGTGTGGAAGATGCTCACAACACCTTACTCGCTGCTCAACAGGACCTTCTAACTGCACCATCTGAAGCTAAGGCGATGATGGAAAGGTTGGCAATGGAGAAATGGCTAACACTATCTAAAGTGGAAGAGCGTTTTCTCCTTCAGAGAGCACATATAAACTCAATCCAAGGAGGTGACTGCAACTCAGCATATTTCCACAGGCTGATAGCAACAAGAAGATCATCAAACCACATTCACTATCTGTTAGATGATCACGACAACAGAGTGGAAGGTCAAATGACGGTGCAAAGTCTTGCATTGACTACTTCTCTAACCTGA
- the LOC106406959 gene encoding phosphatidylinositol/phosphatidylcholine transfer protein SFH11-like isoform X1: protein MQETEVSARDIHISDGSEEEDSMQPDLFHEQHISNNEQMVEAFRNLLLLHGQLPAKHGDRNTLLRFLKMRDFDLGKAKDAFLNYMKWRVDSKVDMISKEFKYEEYGEVKRHYPHGFHKVDKSGRPIYIERLGMVDLNAFLKATTIERYVKYHIKEQEKTLSLRYPACSIASEKHVSSTTTILDVSGLGMSNFSKSARSLFMEIQKIDSNYYPETLHRLFVVNANSGFRMLWLALKTFLDARTLAKVQVLGPNYLGELLEAIDPSNLPTFLGGNCTCSDRGGCLFSDEGPWNDPNIEAKIQETFTMGDADSEEHTMDKVSENASTNQKENSGKNMITLKKYASLRDAVKEAQKRIEMLEMSLHETKRAMNGLSEIIETIKPNQTETTNSQMQTGLDRKPIVRKMSGLS, encoded by the exons ATGCAAGAAACAGAGGTGAGTGCCAGAGACATACACATATCTGATGGTTCCGAAGAAGAAGATTCAATGCAACCTGATCTCTTTCACGAACAGCACATCTCAAACAATGAACAAATGGTTGAAGCGTTTCGTAACTTGCTTCTCCTCCACGGCCAGTTACCTGCAAAGCACGGAGATCGCAATACACTTCTCAG GTTTCTAAAAATGAGGGATTTTGATTTGGGGAAAGCCAAAGATGCGTTTTTGAACTATATGAAGTGGCGGGTTGATTCTAAAGTGGATATGATCTCTAAG GAGTTTAAGTACGAGGAGTACGGTGAGGTGAAGAGGCATTACCCTCATGGGTTTCATAAGGTAGACAAAAGTGGTAGGCCAATCTACATCGAGAGACTAGGGATGGTTGACTTGAACGCGTTTTTGAAAGCAACCACCATTGAGAGATATGTTAAGTATCATATCAAGGAGCAAGAGAAAACGCTGAGCTTGAGGTATCCGGCGTGTTCGATTGCTTCAGAGAAACATGTTTCTTCTACCACAACGATCTTGGATGTCTCTGGATTG GGAATGTCAAACTTTTCGAAATCTGCAAGATCTCTCTTCATGGAGATTCAGAAGATAGACAGCAACTATTACCCTGAG ACGTTGCATCGCCTCTTCGTTGTGAATGCCAATTCTGGATTTCGGATGCTGTGGCTTGCACTCAAGACCTTTCTTGATGCTCGGACATTAGCCAAAGTTCAG gtgCTAGGACCCAACTACCTTGGAGAGCTACTTGAAGCAATAGATCCAAG CAACTTACCAACATTTCTTGGAGGAAACTGCACCTGTTCAGATCGTGGAGGGTGTCTTTTCAGTGATGAAGGACCCTGGAATGATCCAAACATCGAGGCAAAGATCCAG gagaCTTTCACAATGGGAGATGCTGATTCTGAGGAACATACTATGGATAAAGTCTCAGAAAATGCTTCAACCAATCAAAAA GAGAATTCAGGCAAGAACATGATTACTTTGAAGAAGTATGCTTCCCTGAGAGATGCTGTTAAGGAAGCACAGAAG AGAATTGAAATGTTAGAGATGTCACTTCATGAAACAAAAAGG GCCATGAATGGACTTTCCGAGATCATTGAGACCattaaaccaaatcaaaccgaAACAACCAATAGCCAAATGCAAACCGGTTTAGATCGTAAGCCAATAGTTAGGAAAATGTCCGGTTTGAGCTGA
- the LOC106406959 gene encoding phosphatidylinositol/phosphatidylcholine transfer protein SFH11-like isoform X2, whose product MQETEVSARDIHISDGSEEEDSMQPDLFHEQHISNNEQMVEAFRNLLLLHGQLPAKHGDRNTLLRFLKMRDFDLGKAKDAFLNYMKWRVDSKVDMISKEFKYEEYGEVKRHYPHGFHKVDKSGRPIYIERLGMVDLNAFLKATTIERYVKYHIKEQEKTLSLRYPACSIASEKHVSSTTTILDVSGLGMSNFSKSARSLFMEIQKIDSNYYPETLHRLFVVNANSGFRMLWLALKTFLDARTLAKVQVLGPNYLGELLEAIDPSNLPTFLGGNCTCSDRGGCLFSDEGPWNDPNIEAKIQETFTMGDADSEEHTMDKVSENASTNQKENSGKNMITLKKYASLRDAVKEAQKRIEMLEMSLHETKRAMNGLSEIIETIKPNQTETTNSQMQTGLDRR is encoded by the exons ATGCAAGAAACAGAGGTGAGTGCCAGAGACATACACATATCTGATGGTTCCGAAGAAGAAGATTCAATGCAACCTGATCTCTTTCACGAACAGCACATCTCAAACAATGAACAAATGGTTGAAGCGTTTCGTAACTTGCTTCTCCTCCACGGCCAGTTACCTGCAAAGCACGGAGATCGCAATACACTTCTCAG GTTTCTAAAAATGAGGGATTTTGATTTGGGGAAAGCCAAAGATGCGTTTTTGAACTATATGAAGTGGCGGGTTGATTCTAAAGTGGATATGATCTCTAAG GAGTTTAAGTACGAGGAGTACGGTGAGGTGAAGAGGCATTACCCTCATGGGTTTCATAAGGTAGACAAAAGTGGTAGGCCAATCTACATCGAGAGACTAGGGATGGTTGACTTGAACGCGTTTTTGAAAGCAACCACCATTGAGAGATATGTTAAGTATCATATCAAGGAGCAAGAGAAAACGCTGAGCTTGAGGTATCCGGCGTGTTCGATTGCTTCAGAGAAACATGTTTCTTCTACCACAACGATCTTGGATGTCTCTGGATTG GGAATGTCAAACTTTTCGAAATCTGCAAGATCTCTCTTCATGGAGATTCAGAAGATAGACAGCAACTATTACCCTGAG ACGTTGCATCGCCTCTTCGTTGTGAATGCCAATTCTGGATTTCGGATGCTGTGGCTTGCACTCAAGACCTTTCTTGATGCTCGGACATTAGCCAAAGTTCAG gtgCTAGGACCCAACTACCTTGGAGAGCTACTTGAAGCAATAGATCCAAG CAACTTACCAACATTTCTTGGAGGAAACTGCACCTGTTCAGATCGTGGAGGGTGTCTTTTCAGTGATGAAGGACCCTGGAATGATCCAAACATCGAGGCAAAGATCCAG gagaCTTTCACAATGGGAGATGCTGATTCTGAGGAACATACTATGGATAAAGTCTCAGAAAATGCTTCAACCAATCAAAAA GAGAATTCAGGCAAGAACATGATTACTTTGAAGAAGTATGCTTCCCTGAGAGATGCTGTTAAGGAAGCACAGAAG AGAATTGAAATGTTAGAGATGTCACTTCATGAAACAAAAAGG GCCATGAATGGACTTTCCGAGATCATTGAGACCattaaaccaaatcaaaccgaAACAACCAATAGCCAAATGCAAACCGGTTTAGATC GACGATAA